One part of the Janthinobacterium sp. 17J80-10 genome encodes these proteins:
- a CDS encoding HAD-IC family P-type ATPase: MQKPVISAGQPDISWHAVPAEQALQHLQADAAQGLAHAEASRRSAVHGPNQLAQQPPPAPWKLFLDQFKSILIIVLIIAAGLAAAIGSTKDAMVILAVVVFNALVGFYQEYRAEASLAALKKMLPAKARVRRAGDTHEVAADDLVPGDIVLLEAGDRVPADGRLLQAIQLAADESALTGESQPGEKQAGLLDAGAESLGDRHNMLYMNTMVTRGRAELLVTAIGTNTEMGRISEQLAQTPDGPSPLQLQLDQLGKRLGAVALTLVGLLFFVELLRGARLEKVVLDAIALAVAAIPEGLPVVVTVALAIGMHKMARQRAIVKRLSGVETLGCTTVICSDKTGTLTMNQMTARAIYCAGARFAVSGEGYGPHGEIRPIGDTAAEASTETLAPLLMAAVACNDSRIDAGRLIGDPTEGALLALAQKGGIEQNAVTNRLPRIAEIPFDSAHKFMATFHDDDGQALGFFKGAPDVLLARCSHYHASGGAVMLDAERIAAIKAENRAMAAGGLRIILIAERRFALADLDGDLDMSACASELTFIGLVGLMDPPRPEARDAIASCRAAGIEVKMITGDHRDTAQAIAADLGLRGGAISGAELDALDAAQLADRIDGIAVFARVAPQHKVRIVQALKARGHVVAMTGDGVNDAPALKNADIGVAMGLGGTAVTQEAASMVLTDDNFATIVSAVHNGRALYDNIVKFVRFQLATTIGAILTIFFAPLAGLPEPFNPLQILWVAMIMDGPPAIALALDAARPGLMDEPPRDRAAPVLSLQRLVRILGFGLSMMFGTVGILYYGMATGSQTHALTLAFSTFVLFQFFNVFNARVEHGSAFNRNFFRNGMLWISLAGVLVLQAAVVHWEPAQGLFGTTSLSLADWGLAVAVASSVLLLDESRKLILRIAAMRR; the protein is encoded by the coding sequence ATGCAAAAACCAGTTATTTCCGCCGGCCAGCCGGATATTTCCTGGCACGCGGTTCCTGCCGAGCAAGCACTGCAGCATTTGCAAGCCGATGCGGCGCAGGGCCTTGCCCATGCCGAGGCCAGCCGCCGCAGCGCGGTGCACGGTCCGAACCAGCTGGCGCAACAGCCACCGCCGGCGCCGTGGAAGCTTTTTCTCGACCAGTTCAAGAGCATCCTGATCATCGTGCTGATCATCGCCGCCGGGCTGGCCGCGGCCATCGGCAGTACCAAGGATGCCATGGTGATCCTGGCAGTGGTCGTGTTCAATGCATTGGTCGGGTTTTACCAGGAATATCGCGCCGAGGCGAGTTTGGCGGCACTGAAAAAAATGCTCCCGGCCAAAGCGCGCGTGCGTCGCGCCGGCGACACGCATGAAGTGGCGGCAGACGACCTGGTGCCCGGCGACATCGTGCTGCTGGAAGCGGGCGACCGCGTGCCGGCCGACGGCCGCCTGCTGCAAGCCATCCAGCTGGCGGCCGATGAATCGGCGCTGACCGGGGAATCCCAGCCCGGCGAAAAGCAGGCAGGATTGCTCGATGCCGGCGCAGAATCGCTGGGTGACCGCCACAACATGCTGTACATGAACACCATGGTCACGCGCGGCCGGGCCGAGCTGCTGGTGACGGCGATCGGCACGAATACCGAAATGGGCCGCATCTCGGAACAGCTGGCGCAAACGCCGGACGGCCCGAGCCCCTTGCAGCTACAGCTCGACCAGCTGGGCAAACGCCTGGGCGCCGTGGCGCTGACGCTGGTGGGCTTGCTCTTTTTCGTGGAACTTCTGCGCGGCGCCCGGCTGGAAAAAGTGGTGCTCGATGCCATTGCGCTGGCTGTGGCGGCGATTCCCGAGGGCTTGCCGGTTGTGGTGACGGTCGCGCTGGCCATCGGCATGCACAAGATGGCCAGGCAACGCGCCATCGTCAAGCGCCTGTCCGGTGTGGAAACGCTTGGTTGCACCACGGTAATCTGTTCCGACAAGACCGGCACGCTGACCATGAACCAGATGACGGCGCGCGCCATTTACTGCGCCGGCGCGCGCTTTGCCGTCAGCGGCGAAGGTTACGGGCCGCATGGCGAAATCCGCCCGATCGGCGATACCGCTGCAGAAGCCTCGACAGAGACGCTGGCGCCGCTGCTGATGGCCGCTGTGGCTTGCAATGACAGCCGCATCGATGCCGGCAGGCTGATTGGCGACCCCACCGAAGGCGCGCTGCTGGCGCTGGCGCAAAAAGGCGGCATTGAACAGAACGCAGTCACCAACCGGTTGCCGCGCATCGCTGAAATACCATTCGATTCCGCGCACAAGTTCATGGCAACCTTCCATGACGATGACGGCCAGGCCCTGGGTTTTTTCAAGGGCGCCCCGGATGTGCTGCTGGCGCGCTGCAGCCACTACCATGCCAGCGGCGGCGCCGTGATGCTGGATGCCGAACGCATTGCCGCCATCAAGGCGGAGAACCGCGCGATGGCCGCCGGCGGCCTGCGCATCATCCTGATTGCTGAGCGCCGCTTTGCGCTTGCCGACCTCGACGGCGACCTGGACATGTCCGCCTGCGCCAGCGAACTGACCTTCATCGGCCTGGTGGGCTTGATGGATCCGCCGCGTCCGGAAGCGCGCGACGCCATCGCCAGCTGCCGCGCCGCCGGCATCGAGGTAAAAATGATTACCGGCGACCACCGGGATACGGCGCAGGCCATTGCCGCCGATCTGGGGCTGCGGGGAGGCGCAATTAGCGGCGCAGAGCTCGATGCGCTGGACGCGGCGCAGCTGGCAGACCGCATCGATGGCATTGCCGTTTTCGCGCGGGTCGCGCCGCAACACAAGGTGCGCATCGTGCAGGCGCTCAAGGCCCGCGGTCATGTCGTGGCAATGACCGGAGATGGCGTCAACGATGCGCCGGCATTGAAAAATGCCGACATCGGCGTGGCCATGGGCCTGGGCGGCACGGCGGTCACGCAGGAAGCCGCCAGCATGGTGCTGACTGACGACAATTTCGCCACAATCGTCAGCGCCGTGCATAATGGCCGCGCGCTCTACGACAACATCGTCAAGTTCGTGCGCTTCCAGCTTGCCACCACCATCGGCGCCATTCTCACCATCTTTTTCGCACCGCTGGCCGGCTTGCCGGAGCCGTTCAATCCGCTGCAAATCCTCTGGGTGGCGATGATCATGGATGGCCCGCCGGCCATTGCGCTGGCGCTCGATGCGGCGCGCCCCGGCTTGATGGACGAACCGCCGCGCGACCGCGCTGCGCCGGTGCTATCGCTGCAGCGGCTGGTGCGCATTCTGGGTTTTGGCCTGTCCATGATGTTCGGCACTGTCGGCATACTTTACTATGGCATGGCAACCGGCAGCCAGACGCATGCCCTGACGCTTGCTTTCAGCACCTTCGTGCTGTTCCAGTTCTTTAATGTGTTCAATGCCCGCGTCGAACATGGCAGCGCATTCAACCGCAATTTTTTCCGTAATGGCATGCTGTGGATTTCGCTGGCCGGCGTACTGGTACTACAGGCGGCGGTTGTGCACTGGGAACCTGCGCAAGGCCTGTTCGGCACCACGTCACTCAGCCTGGCGGATTGGGGACTGGCGGTCGCGGTGGCCAGCAGCGTCTTGCTGCTGGACGAATCGCGCAAGCTGATCTTGCGGATTGCCGCGATGCGGCGATAA
- a CDS encoding heavy metal translocating P-type ATPase, producing the protein MDNAMALAGSPLAEKELSVGIEGMTCASCVARVEKALARLPGVSDATVNLATETASLHADATVSLDAVIAAIEKAGYAVAEEAFDLAIEGMTCASCVARVEKALAKVPGVLTVSVNLATETAHVSATRGIAQEGLFKAVEKAGYRAARVGALTGVTERPRDHGGVAVVAAALLTLPLTVPMLLELGGGHYMLPGWMQLLLATPVQFWLGARFYRAGWKAVMAGAGNMDLLVALGTSAAYGLSVYQLLAHRHHGMPHLYFEASAVVITLVLLGKWLEARAKRQTTAAIRALQALRPAFARVRRDGVDADLPVAQVRVDDLVVVRPGERIAVDGVVEEGTSHVDESLITGESLPVARYIGDKVTGGAINGDGLLLVHTSAIGAETALARIIRLVESAQAAKAPIQRLVDKVSAVFVPVVLLIALATFVAWSLAGAASETAIINAVAVLVIACPCALGLATPAAIMAGTGVGARHGILIKDAEALEVAHSVTTVVFDKTGTLTIGKPALVELMPCGIGQDELLQLAAAIQSGSEHPLARAVTERASAEGMVILPVADMKALPGRGLAATVAGRDLRLGSTRLMTELGIELAPLQARASELEHSGHTVSWLAAAGSSPLLLGLLAFGDQLKPGAKDAVDRLHALGVTTVLLTGDNRGSAAAVGQALGIRQVVAEVLPEDKAGKVDELKRAGQIVAMVGDGINDAPALAAADVGIAMATGTDVAMHAAGVTLMRGDPALVADAIDISRRTHRKIRQNLFWAFIYNLVGIPLAALGMLNPVVAGAAMAFSSVSVISNALLLRRWKPVAGSKPAAY; encoded by the coding sequence ATGGATAACGCCATGGCCCTGGCTGGCAGCCCGCTGGCCGAAAAGGAATTGTCGGTCGGTATTGAAGGCATGACGTGTGCCTCGTGCGTGGCGCGTGTCGAAAAGGCCCTTGCCAGGTTGCCCGGCGTTTCTGATGCGACCGTCAACCTGGCCACGGAGACGGCAAGCCTGCACGCCGATGCGACGGTGTCCCTTGATGCTGTAATAGCCGCCATTGAAAAGGCCGGCTACGCCGTTGCCGAAGAGGCGTTCGACCTTGCCATCGAAGGCATGACTTGTGCATCGTGCGTCGCACGGGTGGAAAAAGCGCTGGCCAAAGTGCCCGGTGTCCTGACCGTCAGCGTCAATCTGGCGACCGAGACTGCGCACGTGAGCGCGACCCGCGGTATTGCCCAGGAAGGTTTGTTCAAGGCGGTGGAAAAGGCAGGCTATCGGGCTGCCCGGGTTGGCGCGCTAACAGGCGTGACTGAAAGGCCGCGCGACCATGGCGGCGTTGCCGTGGTCGCGGCGGCGCTGCTGACACTGCCCTTGACGGTGCCGATGCTGCTGGAACTGGGCGGCGGCCACTACATGTTGCCGGGCTGGATGCAGCTGCTGCTGGCCACGCCCGTGCAATTCTGGCTGGGGGCGCGTTTCTATCGGGCCGGCTGGAAAGCGGTCATGGCGGGTGCAGGCAACATGGATTTGCTGGTTGCGCTCGGCACCAGCGCGGCCTATGGCTTGAGCGTCTATCAATTGTTGGCGCACCGGCACCATGGCATGCCGCACTTGTATTTCGAAGCTTCCGCCGTGGTGATCACGCTGGTCTTGCTGGGGAAATGGCTGGAAGCGCGCGCCAAGCGCCAGACCACGGCGGCGATCCGCGCGCTGCAAGCCTTGCGCCCGGCTTTTGCGCGGGTGCGGCGCGACGGCGTGGACGCCGACTTGCCGGTCGCGCAGGTGCGTGTGGATGACCTTGTGGTTGTGCGGCCGGGCGAGCGCATCGCCGTCGATGGCGTGGTCGAGGAGGGCACCAGCCATGTCGATGAATCCCTCATCACGGGCGAAAGCCTGCCGGTGGCGCGGTACATTGGCGACAAGGTCACTGGCGGCGCCATCAATGGCGACGGCCTGCTGCTGGTGCACACCAGCGCCATCGGCGCCGAAACGGCGCTGGCGCGCATCATCCGCCTGGTCGAAAGCGCCCAGGCGGCCAAGGCGCCGATCCAGCGCCTGGTCGACAAAGTCAGTGCCGTGTTCGTTCCCGTGGTGCTGCTGATTGCCCTGGCAACGTTTGTGGCATGGTCGCTTGCCGGCGCCGCCAGCGAGACGGCGATCATCAATGCCGTGGCGGTGCTGGTGATTGCCTGCCCGTGCGCGCTCGGCCTGGCGACGCCCGCCGCCATCATGGCCGGCACCGGCGTCGGCGCCCGCCACGGCATCCTGATCAAGGATGCCGAAGCCCTGGAAGTGGCGCACAGCGTTACCACCGTGGTATTCGACAAGACCGGCACGCTCACCATCGGCAAGCCGGCGCTGGTCGAGCTTATGCCCTGCGGCATCGGGCAAGACGAATTGCTGCAATTGGCGGCGGCAATCCAGAGCGGCAGCGAACATCCGCTGGCGCGTGCCGTCACCGAACGGGCCAGCGCCGAAGGCATGGTGATATTGCCTGTCGCGGACATGAAAGCCTTGCCTGGACGTGGCCTGGCGGCGACTGTTGCGGGCAGGGATCTGCGTCTCGGCAGCACCCGCCTGATGACCGAGTTGGGCATCGAGCTGGCCCCCCTGCAGGCGCGCGCCAGCGAGCTGGAGCATTCCGGCCATACCGTTTCCTGGCTGGCCGCTGCGGGGTCATCGCCGCTGCTGCTGGGTTTGCTGGCGTTCGGCGACCAGTTGAAACCCGGCGCCAAAGATGCGGTTGACCGCCTGCATGCTCTCGGCGTCACGACCGTTTTGCTGACCGGGGATAACCGCGGCAGCGCCGCCGCGGTAGGGCAGGCATTGGGCATCCGCCAAGTGGTCGCCGAGGTGCTGCCGGAAGACAAGGCGGGCAAGGTCGATGAACTGAAACGCGCAGGACAGATCGTTGCCATGGTCGGCGACGGCATCAATGACGCGCCGGCGCTGGCGGCAGCCGATGTCGGCATTGCCATGGCGACCGGCACCGATGTGGCCATGCATGCGGCCGGTGTCACGCTCATGCGCGGCGACCCTGCGCTGGTGGCGGATGCCATCGATATTTCGCGGCGTACCCACCGCAAGATCCGGCAAAACCTGTTCTGGGCTTTCATTTACAACCTGGTGGGCATACCGCTGGCCGCGCTGGGCATGTTGAACCCGGTGGTGGCAGGCGCCGCGATGGCATTCAGCTCGGTATCGGTGATCAGCAATGCGCTCTTGCTGCGGCGCTGGAAGCCGGTGGCAGGTTCGAAACCGGCTGCTTACTGA
- the cueR gene encoding Cu(I)-responsive transcriptional regulator, translating to MNIGEAANATGVSAKMIRYYESIQLIQPGKRTDANYRTYGEKELHNLRFIKRARSLGFSLDQIRELLSLWLDSGRASADVKAIAQAHVAELQSRIAELTEMRDTLVHLAQACSGDQRPDCPILQGLAVGTEHGCH from the coding sequence ATGAACATCGGTGAAGCCGCCAATGCCACCGGCGTCTCGGCCAAGATGATCCGCTATTACGAGAGTATCCAGCTGATCCAGCCTGGCAAGCGCACGGACGCCAATTACCGGACGTACGGGGAAAAGGAGTTGCATAACCTGCGTTTCATCAAGCGTGCGCGCAGCCTGGGATTTTCGCTCGACCAGATTCGCGAACTGCTATCGCTGTGGCTGGATTCAGGGCGCGCCAGCGCCGACGTCAAGGCGATCGCCCAGGCGCATGTCGCCGAGCTGCAAAGCCGCATCGCGGAACTGACCGAGATGCGCGATACCCTGGTGCATCTGGCGCAAGCCTGCAGCGGCGACCAGCGCCCGGATTGTCCGATCCTGCAAGGCTTGGCAGTTGGCACGGAGCATGGCTGCCATTGA
- a CDS encoding protein-disulfide reductase DsbD N-terminal domain-containing protein: protein MPKKLFICSLILAGLSAGAFQPAYAQQSSAPNLQKGLGSLFSSPKEEDLLEPDKAFTIKTSFKGPATLVAVLTPANGYYMYKDKIRFTLKDAPGVVIKSVKLPPGEVKNDPTFGRTETYKQPVQAEITLERAPSAKNFTLVAGYQGCHEKLGVCYPPIEKTLKLHLP, encoded by the coding sequence ATGCCCAAAAAACTATTCATTTGCTCCCTGATACTTGCCGGATTGTCAGCCGGCGCCTTCCAGCCCGCTTACGCGCAGCAATCCAGCGCGCCTAACTTGCAAAAGGGACTCGGCAGCCTGTTTTCCAGCCCGAAGGAAGAAGACTTGCTGGAGCCGGACAAGGCTTTCACGATCAAGACCAGTTTCAAGGGGCCGGCGACGCTGGTGGCGGTGCTGACCCCGGCCAATGGCTATTACATGTACAAGGACAAGATCCGTTTCACCTTGAAGGATGCGCCTGGCGTCGTCATCAAGTCGGTCAAGCTGCCTCCCGGCGAGGTCAAGAATGACCCGACCTTCGGCAGGACCGAAACCTACAAGCAGCCTGTGCAGGCCGAAATTACCCTGGAACGCGCCCCCAGCGCGAAAAATTTCACCCTGGTGGCCGGTTACCAGGGCTGCCATGAAAAGCTTGGCGTCTGCTATCCGCCGATCGAGAAAACGCTCAAGTTGCACCTGCCCTAG
- a CDS encoding HD domain-containing phosphohydrolase encodes MNDFRNRQTILIVDDAPENIELLKSILEKDYQIKAAIDGNAALRICYSEAPPDLVLLDIIMPGMSGHEVCRRLKANPDRRRIPVIFITAMDAMEDERLGLDIGAVDYITKPISPAIVQARVRTHLALYDQTRELESMVAQRTQELFHSRSQVILRLGRAAEFKDNETGNHVIRMSHYARLLGAASGLGEKALDILFNTAPMHDVGKLGIPDRILLKPGKLTADEWAVMRQHPQIGAEIIGKHDDELLGTARAIALTHHEKWDGSGYPAGLAGTEIPLMGRIVAVADVLDALLSERPYKKACSLEVAMEYMTSQSGKHFDPALIDLLPSILPEVLRIKAAFADIEGAPAVKAPATELHEQMRRG; translated from the coding sequence CGATTCTGGAAAAGGATTACCAGATCAAGGCAGCCATCGATGGCAACGCGGCATTGCGCATCTGCTATTCGGAGGCGCCGCCCGACCTGGTCCTGCTCGACATCATCATGCCCGGCATGTCGGGCCACGAAGTGTGTCGACGGCTCAAGGCGAACCCGGACCGGCGCCGCATCCCGGTAATTTTCATTACGGCCATGGACGCCATGGAAGACGAACGCCTCGGGCTCGACATCGGCGCCGTGGATTACATTACCAAACCGATCAGCCCGGCAATCGTCCAGGCCCGGGTCCGCACCCATCTTGCCCTGTACGACCAGACCCGCGAACTGGAAAGCATGGTGGCGCAGCGCACGCAGGAATTGTTCCATTCGCGCAGCCAGGTCATCCTGCGGCTGGGCCGCGCGGCCGAATTCAAGGACAACGAGACAGGCAACCATGTCATCCGCATGAGCCATTACGCACGCCTGCTTGGCGCCGCCTCGGGGCTCGGGGAAAAAGCGCTGGACATACTCTTCAATACCGCACCGATGCACGATGTCGGCAAACTCGGCATCCCCGATCGCATTCTGCTCAAGCCTGGAAAACTGACTGCGGACGAATGGGCCGTCATGCGGCAACACCCGCAGATCGGCGCCGAAATCATCGGCAAGCACGACGACGAACTGCTCGGCACCGCCCGCGCCATAGCGCTGACGCACCACGAAAAATGGGACGGCAGCGGCTATCCGGCCGGCCTCGCCGGCACCGAGATTCCCCTCATGGGACGCATCGTCGCCGTGGCCGACGTGCTCGACGCCCTGCTGTCCGAACGGCCCTACAAGAAAGCCTGTTCACTGGAGGTGGCCATGGAATACATGACTTCGCAATCGGGCAAGCACTTCGATCCCGCGCTGATTGACCTGCTGCCATCGATACTGCCGGAAGTCCTCCGCATCAAGGCGGCATTCGCCGACATCGAAGGCGCGCCGGCCGTCAAGGCGCCTGCGACAGAATTGCATGAACAGATGCGGCGCGGATAG
- a CDS encoding cation diffusion facilitator family transporter, translated as MSDSHHHHGHSHGHSHGSAGNLKVAFALNLAFTVIEVIGGILTNSVAILSDAVHDLGDSMSLGLAWYFQRLSQRGRTSQDTYGYRRYALLGGLITGLVLVLGLGFVLWNAVQRLLAPEPVNAPGMILLAIIGVVFNGAAVLRVKSGSSLTEKVVTWHLIEDVLGWVAVLVGAVIMTFWNVPVIDPLLSIGISVFIIWNVVRNLRQVFEVIIQKVPASFDVEAFEREVLRHPKVISMHDTHSWSVDGEIHVLTTHLVMQTDASRDEMIDAKSHVRTLLDEDTFEHVTVDVELEGELCVIGSGGKQHAPCSHDDDEHHHRH; from the coding sequence ATGAGCGACAGCCATCACCACCACGGCCATAGTCACGGCCACAGCCACGGCAGCGCCGGCAATCTCAAGGTCGCATTCGCGCTCAATCTCGCCTTTACCGTCATCGAGGTCATCGGCGGGATCCTGACCAATAGCGTCGCCATCCTGAGCGATGCCGTGCATGACCTGGGCGATTCGATGTCGCTCGGGTTGGCCTGGTATTTCCAGCGCCTGTCGCAACGCGGCAGGACATCGCAGGATACCTATGGCTATCGCCGCTATGCCTTGCTGGGCGGATTGATCACCGGGCTGGTGCTGGTGCTTGGCCTGGGCTTCGTGCTGTGGAATGCAGTGCAACGCCTGCTGGCGCCAGAGCCGGTGAATGCCCCGGGCATGATCTTGCTGGCAATTATTGGCGTCGTCTTCAATGGTGCAGCGGTGTTGCGCGTTAAAAGCGGCTCGTCCCTGACGGAGAAAGTGGTGACCTGGCATCTGATCGAGGATGTGCTCGGCTGGGTCGCCGTGCTGGTGGGCGCCGTCATCATGACGTTCTGGAATGTGCCCGTCATCGATCCGTTATTGTCGATAGGAATTTCGGTATTCATCATCTGGAATGTGGTGCGCAACCTGCGCCAGGTATTCGAAGTGATCATCCAGAAAGTGCCGGCATCGTTCGATGTCGAAGCGTTTGAGCGCGAAGTGCTCCGCCATCCCAAGGTCATTTCCATGCACGATACCCATAGCTGGTCGGTGGATGGCGAAATCCATGTGCTGACCACCCACCTGGTCATGCAGACTGACGCCAGCCGCGATGAAATGATTGATGCCAAGAGCCACGTGCGCACGTTGCTCGATGAAGATACGTTTGAACATGTCACCGTGGATGTGGAACTGGAAGGCGAGCTGTGCGTGATCGGTTCAGGCGGCAAGCAGCATGCCCCCTGCAGCCATGATGATGACGAACACCACCACCGTCACTGA